From the genome of Clarias gariepinus isolate MV-2021 ecotype Netherlands chromosome 28, CGAR_prim_01v2, whole genome shotgun sequence, one region includes:
- the LOC128515658 gene encoding IgGFc-binding protein-like, giving the protein MGLKTILRIFVASLLCGPCAAGPAGKQFAISFMQNYKPGNTGGQAQFIVEVSSPPSSLLSTKVKVTALGKSSETTIPPGSGRALQLPVEVEMIGSTRNKQTVLVEADQDILVLSLNSKPYSADTSVIYPVQDWGTEYYIYTPQMGPPDQYKEFSIVNQGMLNTVEVQLSGMVTFEGQQYQKGSTLVVNLEPFESMLIQSKEDLTGSKVSAKQPVAVFTGHSCTWYFTDCNHVYEQLLPVSSWGKEFLVATLAYTKPSYRFDSVIIQASENTEIQINTQDGATSPKQMVAGETLYINLPYPNSLNLMSNKGVQVLYEFNGGINQNGETNDPFLITVLSIDRFSTSYALGSQPGFTNEGIIIAQTSDLGGMTLDQNPLPNDLQWSQVGKSQYSWTQISYDAGTGFQQVSHPDSAFALYSIGAAKYNGYGSPALGDPPATVGDCWVMGDPHYRTFDGSYYNFMGNCTYIMAKNCHVDSFHPAFEVQTENERLGSAKTVTVNKIIVSVYGTIITIVRHETGIVRISDSLWYLPISLDNGKVTLHQSGMSVIIKTDFGLSVQYDWDQYLVVKIPGSFMGRMCGMCGNFNAKKEDDLITPSGGVASSIPQLGMSWRVPGLPGNAYCTDDCVGQCESCQGELWFERLAAKAFCHLATLLTEGPFKDCHSVIDPKVFYENCLFDYCMGKGYRNFLCKTAQIYTDACQRSGVHVHNWRHTIGCSNPTCPANSHFEACACPATCENPTPSAACKANCVEACVCNDGYLWSGNKCVPTNQCGCMYQSAGDDRYLQAGESIWADDSCSTKCTCTPTNGQVVCEKSSCPGGTECSVVGGNRGCHPVHQATCNIYGDPHYTTFDNSTYAFQGTCTYTAAQGCLLEGTKLTPFAVIVENAKWNEIQSNPNVSMAKVVIVQVYGLTLMLQRNQLYQIMVNGLLTNIPVSLDNGKVRVQQEGNQNVILTDFGLRVSFDMIYHVTITVPSSYAGKICGLCGNFNGNKNDEYLLPNGKETKDIKQFVSAWKVPVPGLGCDDGCSGDLCPKCPDAKKTVFEKSCSIITNPAGPFAPCHSVINPESYFNDCVYDVCMGEGNQNMLCQDIAAYMTACQNAGVNVKNWRTPAFCPLSCPPNSVYEICVNVCDAPCPGLTSVMDCNIQTCAEGCMCKPGFFNDGTGCVTANQCSCYENGNTYKINKTVITDSCKEKLTCHASGVVSHETMECTSLEVCDIQNGVLGCYPKPNASPGICYVIGDPHYRTFDGDYYNFMGNCTYIMAKNCHVDNDHPGFEVQAINKRTGSSKAISVSGVTIQVYGQTITILQHESGLVRISDSLWYLPISLVNGKVTLQQSGLSVILQTDFGLSVQYDWDQYLVVKIPVSFTGRMCGMCGNFNGIKGDDLTTPSGSVAGSIPQLGKSWRIPGDAYCTDDCVGQCESCQGESWFERLAAEAFCHLATLLTDGPFKDCNSLVDPKVFYENCLMDYCMGKGFKNFLCKTAEIYTDACQRAGIRVHDWRHIIGCSSPACPANSHFDSCACPASCENPTPSPQCKANCVEACVCNEGYLWSGNTCVLKNQCGCVYKNGGDVRYLQAGESIWADNSCTKNCTCNPTNGEIICENAHCPVGTACSVKNGIRACQSVSHGTCNIYGDPHYNTFDNSTYDFQGTCTYTAAQGCHLEGTKLTPFSVIVENERWNEIQSTPNVSMAKVVVVEVYGMTLVLRRNQLHQIMVDGVLTTIPVSLNNGEVIVQQEGYNNVIITSFGLRVAYDMVYHVNIRVPSTYLGKTCGMCGNYNGNKNDELLLPDGKETKDLSTFGAAWKVAVPGVVCNDGCSGDFCPKCSEVKKRIFEKDCSIITDPKGPFAACHDVIDPQSYFRDCVYDVCTSDGDAHMLCHSITAYMIDCQDFKVPVKPWRSPTFCPLKCPDNSVYEICATACNTPCPGLTDVIKCNIQTCNEGCMCKAGYFSNGTGCVEENQCSCYDNGNSYKIGQVVITDNCQEKLICQKSGIVKHESMQCSTGEVCQVENGVRGCYPKRCMLESAGSFTLFNGTTWTMPFMGAFDLVKVCDDTAMGIWFRVVAVLQERIGLFTPSAVHIFFENVLVTVISQNEIWFNGRKMTQPTMERSGVIVKIIDQSVIIEKASTLKLSFSLSQEIIITVDEGIADKICGACGKLTGSIPGQSIMFYMDQFRAFDFPTCIS; this is encoded by the exons atggGGTTGAAAACAATTCTTCGTATTTTTGTTGCATCCCTGCTCTGTG GGCCATGTGCTGCTGGGCCTGCAGGGAAACAGTTTGCAATATCATTCATGCAGAATTACAAACCAGGGAATACAGGAGGTCAAGCACAATTCATCGTAGAGGTCTCAAGCCCGCCGAGTTCGCTCTTAAGCACAAAGGTGAAGGTGACTGCCCTGGGAAAATCCTCTGAGACGACAATTCCGCCAGGAAGTGGCAGGGCGCTCCAGCTACCTGTTGAGGTAGAAATGATTGGAAGCACAAGAAACAAACAGACTGTCCTGGTAGAAGCTGATCAGGACATTCTTGTGTTGTCACTTAACTCTAAGCCTTACTCAGCTGACACGTCAGTAATCTACCCTGTCCAAGACTGGGGGACGGAGTATTATATCTATACTCCACAAATGGGTCCACCTGACCAATATAAAGAGTTCTCCATTGTCAATCAAGGCATGCTAAACACTGTGGAAGTTCAGTTAAGCGGTATGGTGACGTTTGAAGGGCAGCAATACCAAAAAGGTAGCACACTTGTTGTCAATTTGGAGCCATTTGAAAGTATGCTAATCCAAAGTAAAGAAGATTTGACTGGTTCCAAGGTTTCTGCCAAGCAACCCGTGGCAGTTTTTACAGGACACAGTTGTACCTGGTATTTTACTGACTGTAATCACGTGTATGAGCAACTACTTCCTGTAAGTAGCTGGGGAAAGGAGTTTTTAGTTGCAACTCTTGCATACACAAAACCTTCATACAGATTCGATTCAGTAATCATTCAGGCGTCAGAGAACACCGAAATCCAAATTAATACTCAAGATGGTGCAACTTCTCCAAAACAAATGGTGGCTGGAGAAACACTCTATATCAACCTCCCATATCCAAACTCACTAAATTTGATGAGCAATAAGGGAGTTCAAGTGCTCTATGAGTTTAACGGTGGAATTAACCAAAATGGAGAAACTAATGATCCCTTCCTCATTACTGTCCTGTCGATAGATCGCTTTAGCACCTCATACGCACTGGGAAGTCAACCTGGCTTTACCAATGAAGGTATTATTATAGCTCAAACTTCAGACTTGGGAGGAATGACATTAGATCAAAATCCACTACCAAATGACCTTCAGTGGTCTCAAGTAGGGAAAAGTCAATACTCATGGACACAGATTAGTTATGATGCAGGCACAGGCTTCCAACAAGTTTCCCATCCAGACTCAGCTTTTGCTCTATACAGCATCGGTGCAGCAAAATACAATGGATATGGATCTCCTGCCCTTGGTGATCCTCCAG CTACTGTTGGCGACTGCTGGGTCATGGGAGATCCACATTACCGAACATTTGATGGCAGTTACTACAACTTCATGGGCAATTGTACATATATCATGGCTAAGAACTGCCATGTGGACAGTTTTCACCCTGCTTTTGAAGTCCAAACTGAAAATGAGCGCCTTGGAAGTGCGAAAACCGTCACTGTCAACAAAATCATCGTCAGTGTCTATGGTACAATCATCACAATTGTCCGCCATGAGACTGGGATTGTACGC ATCAGTGATTCACTTTGGTACCTTCCAATCTCCTTGGACAATGGCAAAGTAACTCTTCATCAAAGTGGCATGTCGGTCATCATCAAGACAGACTTTGGACTGTCAGTTCAGTATGACTGGGATCAATATTTGGTGGTGAAAATACCAGGAAGCTTCATGGGAAGAATGTGTGGAATGTGTGGAAACTTCAATGCGAAGAAAGAGGATGACCTCATCACTCCCAGTGGCGGTGTAGCAAGCAGTATTCCACAACTTGGAATGAGTTGGAGAGTGCCTGGTTTGCCAGGAAATGCCTACTGCACTGATGATTGTGTGGGCCAGTGTGAGAGCTGTCAAGGAGAATTATGGTTTGAACGTTTAGCTGCAAAGGCCTTCTGTCACTTGGCCACACTTCTCACTGAAGGTCCCTTCAAAGATTGCCACTCGGTCATTGACCCCAAGGTTTTTTATGAAAATTGCCTTTTTGACTACTGTATGGGAAAAGGATACAGAAACTTCCTATGTAAAACAGCACAGATTTATACAGATGCTTGTCAGCGATCTGGTGTCCATGTGCATAACTGGAGACACACCATCGGCTGCT CTAACCCTACATGCCCAGCAAACAGTCACTTTGAGGCTTGTGCCTGTCCTGCTACCTGTGAGAACCCCACTCCTTCTgctgcatgtaaagcaaactgTGTAGAGGCTTGCGTTTGTAATGACGGATACTTGTGGAGTGGAAACAAGTGTGTCCCTACAAATCAATGTGGCTGCATGTACCAAAGTGCAGGTGATGATCGTTACCTACAGGCTGGAGAATCTATCTGGGCTGATGACAGCTGCAGCACAAAATGCACGTGCACCCCAACAAATGGTCAAGTTGTATGTGAAAAAAGCAGCTGCCCAGGTGGAACAGAATGCAGTGTAGTCGGTGGGAACCGAGGCTGCCATCCAGTCCATCAGGCCACCTGTAATATCTATGGAGATCCTCACTACACCACATTTGACAACAGCACATATGCCTTTCAGGGCACTTGTACTTACACTGCTGCTCAGGGCTGCCTCCTGGAGGGAACAAAGCTCACTCCATTTGCAGTGATAGTAGAGAATGCAAAGTGGAATgaaatccaatccaatccaaaTGTTTCTATGGCCAAGGTTGTGATTGTGCAAGTGTACGGCCTGACATTAATGCTGCAAAGGAATCAACTATATCAGATAATG GTTAATGGATTATTAACCAACATTCCAGTAAGTCTGGACAATGGAAAAGTGAGGGTGCAGCAAGAAGGCAATCAAAATGTGATATTAACAGACTTTGGCTTGAGAGTTTCCTTTGATATGATATATCACGTCACCATTACAGTCCCAAGCAGCTACGCTGGAAAGATCTGCGGCTTGTGTGGAAACTTTAATGGTAACAAGAACGATGAGTACCTGTTGCCAAACGGCAAGGAAACCAAAGACATCAAACAGTTTGTATCTGCGTGGAAGGTACCTGTTCCTGGTCTTGGGTGTGATGATGGCTGCAGTGGTGACCTCTGTCCAAAGTGTCCTGATGCTAAGAAAACTGTATTTGAAAAAAGCTGTAGTATTATTACCAACCCTGCAGGTCCATTTGCTCCATGTCACAGTGTAATTAACCCTGAATCCTACTTCAACGATTGTGTCTACGATGTCTGCATGGGCGAAGGAAATCAAAATATGCTCTGTCAAGACATTGCTGCATACATGACTGCCTGTCAGAATGCCGGCGTTAATGTGAAAAATTGGAGAACACCAGCATTTTGTC CCTTATCATGTCCTCCCAACTCTGTCTATGAAATCTGTGTAAACGTCTGTGATGCACCTTGCCCTGGCCTTACTAGTGTAATGGATTGTAATATCCAGACCTGTGCCGAAGGCTGCATGTGTAAACCTGGATTCTTTAACGACGGGACTGGCTGCGTCACCGCAAATCAGTGTAGCTGTTATGAGAATGGAAACACCTATAAG ATTAATAAGACTGTCATCACAGATTCTTGCAAGGAAAAGTTGACCTGCCATGCCTCTGGTGTAGTGAGTCATGAAACCATGGAATGCACATCTTTGGAAGTTTGTGACATACAGAATGGGGTTTTAGGCTGCTATCCGAAGCCTAATG CTTCACCAGGCATCTGTTATGTCATTGGAGACCCACACTACCGTACTTTTGATGGCGATTACTATAACTTCATGGGCAACTGTACTTACATCATGGCCAAAAACTGCCATGTAGACAATGATCATCCAGGATTTGAAGTCCAGGCCATAAATAAACGTACTGGAAGCTCAAAAGCCATTAGTGTCAGTGGAGTCACCATTCAAGTCTATGGTCAAACCATCACTATTCTCCAGCATGAGAGTGGACTTGTCAGA aTCAGTGATTCTCTCTGGTATCTTCCAATTTCCTTGGTCAATGGCAAAGTAACTCTTCAGCAAAGTGGTCTGTCAGTTATTCTCCAGACAGACTTTGGATTGTCAGTGCAGTATGATTGGGATCAATATTTGGTGGTGAAAATACCAGTGAGCTTTACAGGAAGAATGTGTGGCATGTGTGGGAACTTCAATGGAATTAAGGGCGATGACCTGACCACTCCCAGTGGCAGTGTAGCAGGCAGCATTCCCCAACTTGGAAAGAGCTGGAGAATACCTGGTGATGCCTATTGTACAGATGATTGTGTGGGCCAGTGTGAGAGCTGCCAGGGAGAGTCGTGGTTTGAACGTCTAGCAGCAGAGGCCTTCTGTCACTTGGCCACACTTCTGACTGATGGTCCATTCAAGGATTGCAACTCTCTCGTTGACCCCAAGGTTTTCTATGAAAATTGTCTTATGGACTACTGCATGGGAAAAGGGTTTAAGAATTTTCTGTGTAAGACAGCAGAGATTTATACAGATGCTTGTCAGCGAGCTGGGATTCGTGTCCACGACTGGAGACACATCATTGGCTGTT CTTCTCCGGCATGTCCAGCAAACAGTCACTTTGACTCCTGTGCTTGCCCTGCTTCCTGTGAGAATCCCACTCCATCTCCTCAGTGCAAAGCAAACTGTGTAGAGGCTTGTGTTTGTAATGAAGGCTACTTGTGGAGTGGAAACACGTGTGTCCTGAAAAATCAGTGTGGCTGTGTGTACAAAAATGGAGGTGATGTGCGTTACTTACAGGCTGGGGAATCCATCTGGGCTGATAACAGTTGCACCAAGAACTGTACCTGCAACCCAACAAATGGTGAAATTATTTGTGAAAATGCACATTGTCCGGTTGGAACTGCATGCAGTGTTAAAAATGGAATCAGAGCCTGCCAGTCCGTCTCTCATGGCACCTGTAATATCTATGGAGATCCCCATTACAACACATTTGACAACAGCACTTATGACTTCCAGGGCACTTGTACTTACACTGCTGCACAGGGCTGCCACCTGGAGGGAACAAAGCTCACTCCATTTTCAGTCATAGTAGAGAATGAAAGATGGAATGAAATCCAATCCACTCCGAATGTCTCTATGGCCAAGGTGGTTGTTGTGGAGGTGTATGGTATGACATTGGTCCTGAGAAGAAATCAGCTACATCAGATAATG GTTGATGGTGTCTTAACCACTATCCCTGTAAGTCTCAATAACGGTGAAGTGATTGTTCAGCAGGAGGGCTACAATAATGTAATCATTACAAGCTTTGGTTTAAGAGTAGCCTATGACATGGTTTACCATGTTAATATCAGAGTCCCCAGCACCTACCTTGGAAAAACCTGTGGCATGTGTGGAAATTATAACGGTAATAAGAACGATGAGTTGCTGTTGCCAGATGGGAAGGAAACCAAAGATCTCAGCACCTTTGGAGCGGCTTGGAAAGTGGCTGTCCCTGGTGTTGTGTGTAATGATGGCTGCAGTGGTGATTTCTGTCCAAAGTGCTCTGAAGTGAAAAAACGTATATTTGAGAAGGACTGCAGCATTATTACCGACCCTAAAGGGCCATTTGCTGCCTGTCATGATGTAATTGACCCTCAATCCTACTTTAGAGACTGTGTTTATGATGTCTGTACAAGTGACGGAGATGCACATATGTTGTGCCATAGTATCACCGCGTACATGATTGACTGCCAGGACTTTAAAGTTCCTGTGAAGCCCTGGAGATCACCAACATTTTGTC cTCTGAAATGTCCTGACAACAGTGTTTATGAAATCTGTGCAACGGCATGCAACACACCTTGTCCCGGCCTCACTGACGTCATCAAATGTAATATTCAGACATGTAATGAAGGGTGTATGTGTAAAGCAGGGTACTTTAGCAATGGAACAGGTTGTGTTGAAGAGAATCAGTGTAGCTGTTATGACAATGGGAACAGCTATAAG ATCGGCCAGGTTGTTATCACAGACAATTGTCAAGAAAAACTGATATGCCAGAAGTCTGGTATTGTCAAACATGAGAGTATGCAATGTAGCACTGGAGAAGTATGCCAAGTAGAGAATGGTGTTCGTGGATGCTACCCGAAACGATGCATGTTGGAGTCTGCAGGCTCATTCACCCTGTTTAACGGAACGACT